One window of the Triticum dicoccoides isolate Atlit2015 ecotype Zavitan chromosome 3B, WEW_v2.0, whole genome shotgun sequence genome contains the following:
- the LOC119276451 gene encoding plastidial pyruvate kinase 2-like, whose product MAQVVAAAGAAGAARPLGGASGADSLRPVARLPFGPRDARERWSGSVASRGRREYPVASVISADAEVLPVSPDDNAVFKEEENFQHLKAVQQLATAANGVWSKPNVRRKTKIVCTIGPSTNTREMIWNLAEAGMNVARLNMSHGDHASHQKVIDLVKEYNAQTKDNVIALMVDTKGPEVRSGDLPQPIFLETGQEFTFTIKRGVGTETCVSVNYDDFVNDVEAGDMLLVDGGMMSFLVKSKTEDSVKCEVIDGGELKSRRHLNVRGKSATLPSITDKDWDDIKFGVENQVDYYAVSFVKDAQVVHELKDYLRSSNADIHVIVKIESADSIPNLHSIITASDGAMVARGDLGAELPIEEVPLLQEEIIRMCRSMGKAVIVATNMLESMIVHPTPTRAEVSDIAIAVREGADAVMLSGETAHGKFPLKAVKVMHTVALRTEATITGGETPSNLGQVFKNHMSEMFAYHSTMMSNTLGTSIVVFTRTGFMSILLSHYRPSGTIFAFTDQEIVRQRLALYQGVCPVHMEFSDCAEKTFGDALSYLLKHGMVKEGEEVALVQSGRQPIWRSQSTHNIQVRKV is encoded by the exons ATGGCgcaggtggtggcggcagcgggcgCGGCGGGAGCGGCCAGGCCGCTCGGCGGCGCATCTGGGGCCGACTCGCTCCGGCCTGTGGCGAGGCTGCCCTTCGGCCCGCGCGACGCGAGGGAGAGGTGGAGCGGGAGCGTCGCCTCAAGGGGTCGACGTGAGTACCCGGTCGCCTCGGTGATTAGCGCCGATGCCGAGGTGCTGCCGGTGTCGCCCGACGACAACGCGGTCTTCAAG GAAGAAGAAAATTTCCAGCATCTTAAGGCTGTCCAGCAATTGGCAACAGCAGCCAATGGTGTGTGGTCTAAACCAAATGTTAGGCGCAAGACAAAGATTGTGTGCACAATTGGTCCCTCAACTAACACGAGAGAGATGATCTGGAACCTTGCCGAGGCTGGCATGAATGTGGCTCGGCTTAATATGTCACATGGAGACCATGCATCACACCAGAAAGTTATCGACTTGGTGAAGGAGTATAATGCTCAAACGAAGGACAATGTGATTGCGCTTATGGTTGACACCAAG GGCCCAGAAGTTAGGAGCGGAGATTTGCCTCAGCCTATATTCTTGGAAACTGGCCAGGAATTCACCTTCACAATTAAGAGGGGGGTTGGGACTGAGACATGTGTTAGTGTTAACTATGATGACTTTGTTAATGATGTAGAAGCCGGTGACATGCTCCTTGTGGATG GAGGAATGATGTCATTTCTGGTCAAATCAAAAACCGAAGATTCTGTAAAATGTGAAGTTATTGATGGAGGTGAATTAAAATCCAGGCGTCACCTGAATGTCCGTGGCAAGAGCGCAACCTTGCCATCAATCACCG ATAAGGACTGGGATGATATTAAGTTTGGAGTGGAAAATCAGGTTGACTACTATGCTGTTTCTTTCGTCAAAGATGCTCAAGTTGTGCATGAATTGAAGGATTATCTCAGAA GCTCGAATGCGGATATACACGTAATTGTGAAAATTGAAAGTGCAGATTCTATTCCAAACTTACATTCAATCATTACAGCATCTGATGGG GCTATGGTTGCCAGGGGTGATTTGGGGGCTGAGCTTCCTATCGAGGAGGTACCATTGCTGCAG GAAGAAATTATTAGAATGTGCAGAAGCATGGGAAAAGCTGTCATTGTCGCCACTAATATGCTGGAAAGCATGATCGTTCATCCAACTCCAACCCGTGCAGAAGTTTCAGACATTGCTATAGCTGTTCGGGAAGGTGCTGATGCAGTTATGCTTTCTGGGGAAACTGCACATGGAAA ATTTCCCTTGAAAGCTGTCAAGGTCATGCATACTGTTGCACTAAGAACTGAAGCAACTATTACTGGCGGGGAAACACCGTCTAACCTTGGTCAGGTGTTCAAG AACCACATGAGCGAAATGTTTGCCTACCATTCAACAATGATGTCCAATACACTTGGTACATCAATTGTGGTTTTCACAAGGACGGGATTTATGTCTATCCTACTTAGCCATTACCGCCCATCTGGCACCATATTTGCCTTCACAGATCA GGAGATAGTTAGACAACGATTGGCTTTGTACCAAGGTGTATGTCCAGTTCACATGGAATTTTCTGATTGTGCTGAGAAGACATTTGGTGATGCTTTATCTTACTTGCTG AAGCATGGTATGGTGAAGGAAGGTGAGGAGGTTGCACTCGTTCAGAGTGGCAGACAACCCATCTGGAGGTCGCAGTCCACCCACAATATTCAGGTTAGGAAGGTTTGA
- the LOC119276450 gene encoding acidic endochitinase-like: protein MACKLKWSPLLSILLLAGMVGISHAGNIAVYWGQNGNEGTLADACNSDLYAYVMVSFLSTFGNGQTPALNLAGHCDPLSGNCNVFSSDITTCQSNGVKVLLSLGGGAGSYGLSSTEDAQSVATYLWDNFLGGSSSSRPLGYAVLDGIDFDIETGNSAHYDELATFLSQYSAQGRKVYLTAAPQCPYPDASLGPALQTGLFDNVWVQFYNNPPCQYASGDASNLQSAWNTWTSSVKVSGGFYLGMPASTAAAGSGYVSPGDLTSAVLPGVKGASNYGEIMVWDRYNDVQNSYSSQVKDSV from the coding sequence ATGGCTTGTAAACTCAAATGGTCTCCTCTCCTCTCCATTCTCCTACTCGCCGGCATGGTTGGCATCTCCCATGCCGGCAACATCGCCGTCTACTGGGGCCAGAACGGTAACGAGGGCACGCTCGCCGACGCCTGCAACTCCGACCTCTACGCGTACGTCATGGTCTCCTTCCTCAGCACCTTCGGCAATGGCCAGACCCCCGCACTCAACCTCGCCGGACACTGCGATCCGCTCTCCGGCAACTGCAACGTTTTCAGCTCCGATATCACGACGTGCCAGTCCAACGGCGTCAAGGTGCTCCTCTCTCTCGGCGGCGGCGCCGGCAGCTACGGCCTTTCCTCCACCGAGGACGCCCAGAGCGTCGCCACCTACCTGTGGGACAACTTCCTCGGCGGCAGCTCGTCGTCCCGCCCGCTCGGCTACGCCGTCCTGGAcggcatcgacttcgacatcgagaCGGGCAACTCGGCGCACTACGACGAGCTGGCCACGTTCCTGTCACAGTACAGCGCGCAGGGCAGGAAGGTGTACCTGACGGCGGCGCCGCAGTGCCCGTACCCGGACGCGTCGCTGGGGCCGGCGCTGCAGACGGGGCTGTTCGACAACGTGTGGGTGCAGTTCTACAACAACCCGCCGTGCCAGTACGCGAGCGGGGACGCGAGCAACCTGCAGAGCGCGTGGAATACGTGGACGAGCAGCGTGAAGGTGTCTGGAGGCTTCTACCTCGGCATGCCGGCCTCGACGGCCGCGGCCGGGAGCGGGTACGTGTCGCCTGGCGACCTCACGTCGGCGGTGCTCCCCGGCGTGAAGGGCGCCAGCAACTACGGTGAGATCATGGTGTGGGACCGCTACAACGACGTGCAGAACAGCTACAGCAGCCAGGTGAAGGATAGCGTCTGA